A window of the Saccharomyces eubayanus strain FM1318 chromosome II, whole genome shotgun sequence genome harbors these coding sequences:
- the SAC3 gene encoding Sac3p encodes MNTEFGSIVPSANFGFFNGPTNKDTTNANANANANASNNNFFLNGNSNANGTDSSKNAFMISSVASWPKSQQQLQDHLPSPSHTGKAPDQKKKYMINDQNTIQLIGPLIASPESLGFQKKPHKPRELPRFLINQEPQLEQRKFVQDSWDEANQQKMLTLEESIDDLNELYETLKQMRNKERSIMEDKGLVDKADSAKDLYDAIVFQGTCQDMCPIFERSRRNVEYTVFSYEKNGPNDKKASRTRALKVFARPAAAAAPPLPSDVRPPHILVKTLDYIVDNLLATLPESEGFLWDRMRSIRQDFTYQNYSGPEAVDCNERIVRIHLLILHVMVKSNVEFSLQQELEQLHKSLITLSEIYDDVRSSGGSCPNEAEFRAYALLSKIRDPQYDENIQRLPKHIFQDKMVQMALCFRRIISNSAYTERGFVKTENCLNLYARFFQLMQSPNLPLLMGFFLQMHLTEIRFYAVRALSHTLNKRHKPIPLVYLENTLLFNSRQETIEFCNHYSIEIINGDSADLKTLTQYSHKLAETQPLKKTYLNCLENRLQETSYKSLINCGKENFDSLADVKFYSRSVKALSTIEKPFFQTDTKNNSNQILNQSSLFGSKNSAPSKISTTHPTVTFFPQQAKQSPQVCQFQFSKNNSPLTQTDPAFQLEQKQQQTNGTADKNSRPVNQLLPSSEAQISGPEKISTTDIDTEDAKLERERLREEKMKNKELERIEAEKIRLKKQEDANKQKVVQQITDELIREVVNNNATEIVKRELSEVNHRKKLIDTMSYELYDAFIHERLYLIYMDSRAELKRNHALMKRYFKKWKSSYSHLKNNRAIEERKKEEIEFVSHQLGVPSFKKPTRLLRTPYKSNVDSSFRLSSSDKKNITFSPVNDEFNKFATFLTKTSKLWEPLDLKSIYYDKMTRKFPTNLLTPANIFIYAKDWSSLSNRWILNKFNLQTMRDSKEFENNIISSKISCIDDNYEPSDFSDLQLLIFNTGVTNPDIFDLEMKLKDDGEELIKLITGVSLNTNICFCLLIIYWESAENTLSEGTIKQSLKLNRISKNYNSVIERIDLMNLTEKSPHKCLEEKLSEISQSYIYNLTERGKYNKTLRQKRSLAGIHSRNSQLQTTKDIDEKMETMLEKEKNKYQQQMGERNTYAHLESHISASPRVKKRKLPILLSSSHSSEFKTPLASRLNTSGTSTSPPLPSHLAMKFRKNSRITSLHTVLPVSTPSHSTNLPAASSDATATTDIQSTRNSRNAVGLLSSAFEGISESHSICQTPINTSAPASEGCDKNIDDIPDSILELKILIDSVKKKVSNE; translated from the coding sequence ATGAATACCGAATTCGGCTCAATAGTGCCTTCCGCTAATTTCGGTTTTTTCAATGGGCCTACTAATAAAGATACTACAAATGCCAATGCCAATGCCAATGCTAATGccagcaacaacaatttctttCTAAACGGTAATAGTAATGCTAATGGCACGGATTCTTCGAAAAACGCCTTCATGATAAGTTCCGTTGCCTCATGGCCTAAATCACAACAACAGTTGCAGGATCACTTACCTTCACCATCGCATACAGGGAAAGCACCtgaccaaaaaaagaaatatatgATTAATGACCAAAATACTATACAGCTTATAGGTCCCTTGATTGCTTCTCCTGAGAGTCTTGGTTTCCAGAAAAAACCACACAAGCCTAGAGAATTGCCGAGATTCTTAATCAACCAGGAACCTCAATTGGAACAGAGAAAATTCGTACAAGATTCCTGGGATGAGGCCAATCAACAAAAGATGTTAACCTTGGAAGAATCCATCGACGATCTGAACGAACTATATGAAACTTTAAAGCAAATGAGAAATAAGGAGCGTTCAATAATGGAGGACAAAGGTCTCGTAGACAAGGCTGATTCAGCAAAGGATCTTTACGACGCAATCGTATTTCAAGGTACATGTCAGGATATGTGCcccatttttgaaagatcaaGGAGAAATGTCGAATATACAGTCTTTtcatatgaaaaaaatggaccaaatgataaaaaggCTTCCAGGACTAGAGCACTAAAGGTTTTCGCAAGGCCTGCAGCAGCTGCTGCCCCCCCTTTGCCCTCAGACGTTAGGCCGCCACACATTCTAGTTAAAACACTGGACTATATCGTTGATAACTTATTAGCGACATTACCAGAGAGTGAGGGTTTCTTATGGGACAGAATGAGATCTATAAGACAAGATTTTACATACCAAAATTACTCAGGACCTGAAGCAGTAGACTGTAATGAACGCATCGTAAGAATAcatcttttgattttacaTGTCATGGTAAAATCAAACGTTGAATTTTCACTTCAACAAGAATTAGAACAATTGCATAAATCTTTAATCACATTGTCAGAAATATACGACGACGTTCGTTCTAGTGGCGGCTCTTGCCCAAATGAAGCTGAATTTAGAGCTTATGCTCTTTTAAGTAAGATAAGAGACCCTCAATATgatgaaaatattcaaagatTACCAAAACATATCTTCCAAGATAAAATGGTTCAGATGGCTTTGTGCTTCAGAAGAATCATTTCTAATTCTGCATATACTGAGCGTGGGTTTGTTAAAACTGAAAATTGCCTAAATCTTTATGCAcgatttttccaattgatGCAATCACCCAACTTACCATTGTTAATGGGATTTTTCTTGCAAATGCATTTAACAGAAATTAGGTTTTATGCCGTGAGAGCCTTATCACATACTTTGAACAAACGTCATAAACCAATTCCGTTGGTCTATCTAGAAAATACACTGCTTTTCAACAGTCGACAGGAAACAATTGAATTTTGTAATCACTACTCAATTGAAATCATAAACGGAGATTCTGCTGACTTGAAGACACTAACCCAGTATTCACATAAACTAGCAGAAACCCAACCTTTAAAGAAAACGTACTTAAACTGTTTAGAGAACAGATTACAAGAAACGAGTTATAAGAGTTTGATCAATTGTGGTAAAGAGAATTTTGATTCACTGGCTGATGTaaaattttattcaagAAGTGTAAAAGCGTTATCTACTATTGAAAAgcctttctttcaaacaGATACAAAGAATAACTCCAACCAGATACTCAACCAAAGTAGTCTTTTTGGATCGAAAAATTCTGCTCCTTCAAAGATAAGCACTACCCATCCCACGGTGACTTTTTTCCCACAACAAGCTAAACAATCACCTCAAGTATgtcaatttcaattttcaaaaaataactCTCCGTTGACTCAAACAGATCCTGCATTTCAATTAGagcaaaaacaacaacaaactAATGGTACGGCAGATAAAAACTCTCGACCAGTTAATCAATTGTTACCGAGCTCTGAAGCGCAAATTTCAGGACCTGAAAAGATATCCACGACCGATATTGATACAGAAGATGCAAAGCTGGAACGCGAGAGACttagagaagaaaaaatgaagaataaAGAACTAGAAAGAAtagaagcagaaaaaattcGCCTAAAGAAACAGGAAGATGCgaacaaacaaaaagttGTTCAGCAAATTACAGATGAACTAATAAGAGAAGTAGTTAACAATAATGCAACTGAAATTGTTAAACGAGAGCTTTCAGAAGTTAATCACAGGAAAAAGCTCATTGATACGATGTCGTATGAGCTTTATGATGCATTTATTCATGAAAGATTATAtcttatatatatggaTTCTCGCGCTGaattaaaaagaaatcatgCGCTAATGAAACGTTACTTTAAGAAGTGGAAATCATCTTACTCTCacttaaaaaataatcGCGCAATTGAAGAGcgaaagaaggaagaaatcgaATTTGTGAGCCACCAATTAGGAGTACCAAGCTTTAAAAAGCCCACTCGTTTATTGAGAACTCCATACAAGAGTAATGTAGATTCGTCATTTAGattatcatcttcagataagaaaaatataaccTTCTCACCCGTCAACGATGAATTCAACAAATTTGCCACTTTTTTAACGAAAACCTCGAAATTATGGGAACCGTTAGATCTGAAGTCAATCTATTATGATAAAATGACTAGGAAATTTCCCACAAATCTTCTCACTCCcgcaaatatttttatttacgCTAAAGATTGGTCATCCCTCTCGAATCGTTGgattttgaataaatttAATTTGCAAACGATGCGGGATTCAAAGGAATTTGAGAATAACATTATTTCCAGCAAGATCAGCTGCATTGATGATAACTATGAACCATCTGATTTTAGTGACTTGCAATTATTGATCTTCAATACAGGTGTTACAAATCCTGACATATTCGATTTAGAAATGAAACTGAAGGACGACGGTGAGGAACTCATCAAATTAATCACTGGCGTTTCCCTAAACACTAATATATGCTTTTGTCTTCTGATTATTTATTGGGAATCTGCGGAGAATACGCTATCGGAAGGTACTATTAAACAGTCCCTAAAACTAAATCGGATATCTAAAAACTATAACAGTGTTATTGAGCGTATCGACCTGATGAATCTCACGGAGAAATCCCCTCATAAATGTCTGGAAGAGAAACTATCTGAGATCTCTCAGTCATATATTTATAACTTGACGGAGAGAGGAAAATACAATAAAACGCTTCGTCAAAAGAGGTCATTGGCCGGAATTCACTCACGCAACTCCCAATTACAGACTACAAAGGATATAGATGAAAAGATGGAGACAATgctagaaaaagaaaaaaacaaatatcaaCAGCAAATGGGCGAAAGGAATACTTATGCACATTTAGAATCTCATATATCTGCATCGCCTAGggtcaaaaaaagaaagctgCCAATACTCCTGTCGTCGTCACACTCAAGTGAATTTAAAACACCTTTGGCTTCTAGACTAAATACGTCTGGCACCTCAACGTCACCACCACTACCATCTCATCTGGCAATGAAATTCAGGAAAAACTCAAGGATAACTAGTTTGCATACTGTACTACCAGTTAGCACACCAAGTCACAGCACCAATTTACCAGCTGCAAGTTCGGACGCTACGGCAACAACAGATATACAGTCAACtagaaattcaagaaatgctGTAGGACTTTTAAGCAGTGCCTTTGAAGGAATATCAGAAAGCCACTCAATATGTCAGACACCAATAAACACTTCAGCTCCTGCGTCGGAGGGCTGtgataaaaatatagaTGATATTCCCGATAGTATATTAGAACTCAAGATCTTGATCGATTCtgtgaagaaaaaagtaagtAATGAATAA
- the ACL4 gene encoding Acl4p, producing the protein MSELEATIKQAKEALAENNAKKALKILKPFKSSLKKENANNVILNEVYAEAYLDNGQVEKAYPILARACELDSEGQVGGPNKFFTMGQIIGGQDGVSIITRGIVSISSIAGDKLTNDQVEKIVGGLLSMIEIWMTDLCMEQNAEEQCEELIQRAMELTDGKSPETWSTLGSIRISQQKFGEAYEAFSQAWKFFDLRKQEIGDGINENNSVAQTIGLQSEFVDLLQPFLSLAKMCLEVGAYEVALKVITAVRDIDEDNIEGYYLEGFTYYLMSKLEIFKLKNPEVNLNPENIYEFNQVIQEVPLDLSNELITQFVYDSRLALSFALQMGINADSKDEVVQELLGGANALLQEIGGPVDSKELSRVKKGETINENEDFQELDLVEDFSD; encoded by the coding sequence ATGAGTGAACTAGAAGCTACCATCAAGCAAGCCAAAGAAGCTCTGGCTGAAAATAATGCCAAAAAAGCactaaaaatattgaaaccGTTCAAAAGTTCactaaagaaagaaaatgcaaACAATGTGATACTAAACGAAGTATATGCGGAAGCGTATTTGGATAATGGCCAAGTGGAAAAAGCCTATCCCATTTTAGCACGTGCTTGCGAATTAGATTCAGAAGGGCAAGTTGGTGGGCCAAACAAGTTTTTCACCATGGGTCAAATCATAGGTGGACAAGATGGTGTTTCAATAATAACTCGTGGAATAGTGAGTATTTCCAGTATTGCTGGCGACAAATTAACAAATGAtcaagttgaaaaaattgttggTGGGCTACTTTCTATGATTGAGATATGGATGACTGATTTGTGTATGGAACAAAATGCAGAAGAACAGTGTGAGGAGTTAATACAGAGAGCTATGGAACTCACAGATGGAAAATCCCCTGAAACGTGGTCCACTTTGGGTTCAATTAGAATCTCTCAACAGAAATTTGGTGAAGCGTATGAAGCATTCTCGCAGGCTTGGAAGTTCTTTGACctaagaaaacaagaaattggtGATGgtataaatgaaaacaatagcGTAGCCCAGACTATTGGCTTGCAGTCAGAGTTTGTAGATCTTTTACAACCTTTCTTATCTTTGGCCAAGATGTGCCTCGAAGTGGGCGCATATGAGGTCGCCTTAAAGGTTATTACGGCAGTAAGAGATATTGACGAAGATAACATAGAAGGATATTACCTGGAGGGGTTTACTTATTATTTGATGAGTAAATTGGAAATCTTCAAGCTAAAAAACCCTGAAGTAAATCTCAATccagaaaatatatacgaGTTCAACCAGGTTATTCAAGAAGTTCCATTAGACTTATCCAACGAATTGATTACTCAATTTGTCTATGATTCTCGTTTAGCATTGAGTTTTGCATTACAAATGGGCATTAATGCTGATAGCAAGGATGAAGTTGTACAAGAATTATTGGGTGGTGCAAACGCGTTGCTTCAAGAGATCGGAGGACCTGTGGattcaaaagaattgtCACGAGTTAAGAAGGGAGAAACAATCAATGAGAACGAGGATTTTCAAGAGTTGGATTTAGTGGAGGATTTTTCTGACTAG
- the NBP2 gene encoding adaptor protein NBP2, giving the protein MENIETTAHEDTNIIKTGLRKQMGLLNETISKNESDSAVVQKEDNDSMEDTGAATIGYISIKDYAYEDSNPLHYGYFDGDNEEDEMASDSSDMDDGYNKRQSIALPDDYIVNQRAVALYDFEPENDNELKLTEGDLVFISYKHGQGWLVAENESRSKTGLVPEEFVTYIQPEDGEEEKEDTARPFYLTHLITQSVNPGNNNNDIDDDDDDDDDDDDDDDEWEDIDDVAEVETDVKTKLKISD; this is encoded by the coding sequence ATGGAAAATATAGAAACAACTGCACATGAAGACACTAATATCATCAAGACTGGtctaagaaaacaaatggGCCTTCTCAATGaaacaatatcaaaaaatgagAGCGATTCAGCAGTGgtacaaaaagaagataatgatTCGATGGAAGATACTGGGGCCGCTACGATAGGTTATATATCAATTAAAGACTATGCATACGAGGATTCAAATCCGCTCCATTATGGTTATTTTGATGGAgacaatgaagaagatgaaatggCTTCTGATTCTTCAGATATGGATGACGGATATAATAAAAGGCAAAGTATAGCGCTACCTGACGACTACATAGTTAACCAGCGTGCGGTTGCCCTCTACGATTTCGAACCTGAGAATGATAATGAACTAAAATTGACGGAAGGTGATCTGGTATTCATCAGCTATAAGCATGGGCAAGGTTGGCTAGTAGCAGAAAATGAGTCAAGATCAAAGACGGGACTGGTACCGGAGGAGTTCGTTACCTATATACAGCCGGAAGATggagaggaagaaaaagaggacACTGCTCGACCTTTCTATCTAACGCATTTGATTACACAAAGTGTAAATCCTggaaacaacaataatgacattgacgacgacgatgatgacgacgatgatgacgatgatgatgatgatgaatggGAAGATATTGATGATGTTGCCGAGGTTGAAACAGAtgtaaaaacaaaactaaaaatatCGGATTGA
- the CWC15 gene encoding U2-type spliceosomal complex subunit CWC15: protein MTTSHRPQLEARSGAKAAAYTPTSIEHARLLPGHTKLKYRKFKQDIKCKESSSQGEGSSDGSVDERQINEDEQDAVEDENLEENDDENFEESEDDQEDLLKELAKIQEAKLDKKIRLQQKEKIEEQPSKRSWRQSTAFGRHKITKITNSNDDGAKNPLSGYVNDMTKSKYHQEFLHKNIK from the coding sequence ATGACCACATCACACAGACCACAGTTAGAGGCAAGAAGTGGTGCAAAAGCTGCCGCATATACTCCAACAAGCATTGAACACGCAAGATTACTACCAGGACACACGAAATTGAAGTATAGGAAGTTCAAGCAAGATATAAAGTGTAAAGAAAGTAGTTCACAAGGCGAAGGAAGTAGCGATGGCAGTGTAGACGAGAGGCAAATTAACGAAGACGAACAAGACGCTGTGGAGGATGAGAATCTTGAAGAGAATGATGATgagaattttgaagagagTGAGGATGACCAGGAAGATTTGCTGAAGGAATTAGCGAAGATCCAAGAGGCTAAGTTGGACAAGAAAATACGGCTTCAgcaaaaggagaaaatagaagaaCAGCCGTCCAAACGATCTTGGAGGCAAAGCACGGCGTTTGGACGTCATAAAATCAcaaaaataacaaacaGTAATGACGATGGTGCAAAAAATCCACTATCTGGATACGTTAATGATATGACAAAATCTAAATATCATCAGGAATTTCTTcacaaaaatattaaataa
- the HOM2 gene encoding aspartate-semialdehyde dehydrogenase, which yields MAGKKIAGVLGATGSVGQRFILLLADHPHFELKVLGASSRSAGKKYIDAVNWKQTDLLPESANDIVVSECKSEFFKDCDIVFSGLDADYAGAIEKEFMEAGIPIVSNAKNYRREQDVPLIVPVVNPEHLDIVAQKLETAKAQGKPRPGFIICISNCSTAGLVAPLKPLIEKFGPIDALTTTTLQAISGAGFSPGVPGIDILDNIIPYIGGEEDKMEWETKKILAPLSEDKTHVKLLTPEEIKVSAQCNRVAVSDGHTECISLRFKNRPAPSVEQVKTCLREYVCDAYKLGCHSAPKQTIHVLDQADRPQPRLDRNRDNGYGVSVGRIREDPLLDFKMVVLSHNTIIGAAGSGVLIAEILLARNLI from the coding sequence ATggctggaaaaaaaattgctggTGTCTTGGGTGCCACAGGTTCTGTGGGTCAACGTTTCATTCTTTTGTTGGCTGACCATCCTCATTTCGAATTGAAAGTCCTTGGGGCCTCTTCCAGATCTGCCGGTAAGAAGTACATCGACGCCGTCAACTGGAAACAGACCGACCTGCTACCAGAGTCCGCCAACGACATCGTCGTTTCCGAATGTAAATCcgaattcttcaaagactGTGACATCGTCTTTTCTGGGTTGGACGCTGACTACGCTGGTGCCATCGAAAAGGAATTCATGGAAGCCGGCATCCCCATCGTGTCCAACGCCAAGAACTACAGAAGAGAACAAGACGTGCCATTGATCGTCCCCGTCGTCAACCCTGAACATTTGGACATTGTTGCCCAAAAACTGGAGACTGCCAAGGCCCAAGGTAAACCAAGACCAGGTTTCATCATCTGTATCTCCAACTGTTCTACCGCCGGCCTCGTCGCCCCCTTGAAGCCTTTGATCGAGAAGTTCGGTCCTATCGACGCCTTGACCACCACCACTTTGCAAGCCATCTCAGGTGCCGGTTTCTCCCCCGGTGTTCCAGGTATCGACATCTTAGACAATATCATCCCATACATCGGtggtgaagaagacaagatGGAATGGGAAACTAAGAAAATTTTGGCCCCATTGTCCGAAGACAAGACCCACGTCAAACTATTGACCCCTGAAGAAATCAAGGTCTCTGCTCAATGTAACAGAGTGGCTGTGTCTGACGGTCACACAGAGTGTATCTCTTTGAGATTCAAAAACAGACCTGCTCCATCCGTCGAGCAAGTCAAGACATGTCTAAGAGAATACGTTTGTGATGCTTACAAGCTGGGCTGCCATTCCGCTCCAAAGCAAACCATCCACGTTTTGGACCAAGCCGACAGACCACAACCAAGATTAGACAGGAACAGAGACAACGGTTACGGTGTTTCCGTCGGTAGAATCAGAGAAGACCCATTGTTGGACTTCAAGATGGTTGTTCTGTCCCACAACACCATCATCGGTGCCGCTGGTTCCGGTGTCTTGATTGCCGAAATCTTATTAGCAAGAAACTTGATCTAA
- the SSY1 gene encoding Ssy1p, with translation MASSNEVYGLFPNENNIQVTDSHSQGQDTSSSIVKNDTDHTTSISDSIDTGILKCIIEEQGWNDAELYRGGIQNQRFFLTDRYTKKKHLTINDMINSEEEQTYQEPIQDFETYNKRVQREYELRERMDELFRQTTKNGVHILNEDSLNQQYSPMGPINDCQPPDRYSRMKRMTSTFFKRNLNFGGELKRRGDNVNVVDHVKGNSSISTSGTDVIDNTSYRNIAIDENVDMAYKEHAIDEFNVQGLSGNESTVEGGSLLHDIEKVFNRSRATRRYHVQRKLKVRHIQMLSIGACFSVGLFLTSGKAFSIAGPFGTLLGFGLTGSIILATLLSFTELSTLIPVSSGFSGLASRFVEDAFGFALGWTYWISCMLALPAQVSSSTFYLSYYNDVNISKGTTAGFITLFSAFSIVVNLLDVSMLGEIVYVTGISKVIVAILMVFTMVILNAGHGNDVNERVGFRYWDSSKSIKNMTYGLYRPTFDLADAGEGSIKGIPGPKGRFLATASVMLISTFAFSGVEMTFLASGEAINPRKTIPSATKRTFSIVLISYMFLIFSVGINIYSGDPRLLSYFPGVSEKRYEAIVKGIGMDWRLRTNCHGGVDYRQISVGTGYSSPWVVALQNFGLCTFASAFNAILIVFTATAGIPSLFSSSRTLYAMSVQRKAPSVFEICDKRGVPYVSVIFSSLSSVIAYIAVDQTVIENFDVLANVSSASTSIIWMGLNLSFLRFYYALKQRKDIISRNDSSYPYKSPLQPYLAIYGLIGCSLFVIFMGYPNFIHRFWSTKAFFSAYGGLMFFCVSYITYKIFGTSKIQRLDQLDMDSGRREMDRTVWTEHSQYLGTYRERMKKLLTWLV, from the coding sequence ATGGCTTCTAGCAATGAAGTATATGGCCTATTTCCAAACGAAAACAACATCCAAGTTACAGACTCTCATTCACAGGGGCAAGATACCTCTTCCAGCATTGTTAAGAATGATACCGACCATACAACAAGTATATCTGATAGTATAGACACTGGAATCTTAAAATGTattattgaagaacaaggaTGGAATGACGCTGAGTTATATAGAGGTGGGATTCAAAACCAACGATTCTTTTTGACGGATAGATATactaaaaagaaacatcTGACTATAAACGACATGATTAATTCAGAAGAGGAACAAACCTACCAAGAACCCattcaagattttgaaacttaTAACAAACGTGTTCAAAGAGAATATGAACTCAGGGAAAGGATGGATGAATTATTCCGTCAGACTACTAAAAATGGWGTACATATTTTAAACGAAGATTCGCTAAACCAACAGTATTCACCAATGGGGCCTATTAATGATTGTCAGCCGCCCGATAGGTACTCTAGAATGAAACGTATGACTTCgaccttcttcaaaagaaatcttAATTTCGGCGgagaattgaaaagaagaggtGATAACGTCAACGTTGTCGATCATGTCAAGGGCAACAGTTCTATATCGACTTCCGGTACCGACGTAATCGATAATACAAGCTACAGAAATATTGCCATCGACGAAAATGTAGACATGGCCTATAAAGAACATGCTATTGACGAATTTAATGTGCAAGGTTTATCTGGTAATGAATCTACTGTAGAAGGTGGGTCATTACTGCACgacattgaaaaagtatTTAATAGGTCTAGAGCAACTAGAAGATACCACGTCCAACGGAAATTGAAAGTGCGGCATATCCAAATGCTTTCTATTGGGGCATGCTTCAGCGTCGGGTTGTTCCTGACATCAGGGAAAGCATTCTCTATCGCTGGACCATTTGGTACGTTACTTGGGTTTGGACTTACTGGTAGTATTATTTTAGCAACTTTGCTGTCATTTACAGAACTATCTACCCTTATCCCTGTATCATCCGGATTCTCTGGATTAGCTTCTAGATTTGTAGAGGATGCTTTTGGTTTTGCATTGGGTTGGACATACTGGATTTCCTGCATGCTTGCCCTTCCCGCCCAAGTTTCTTCAAGTACGTTCTACCTCAGTTATTATAATGATGTAAACATATCCAAGGGAACAACGGCAGGGTTTATTACGCTGTTTTCAGCGTTTAGCATTGTGGTAAATTTATTAGACGTTAGCATGTTGGGTGAAATTGTTTATGTCACCGGTATCAGCAAAGTAATAGTTGCGATTTTAATGGTTTTCACAATGGTGATACTAAATGCTGGGCATGGAAACGACGTTAATGAAAGAGTTGGCTTTAGGTATTGGGATAGTTCCAAATCTATAAAAAACATGACTTACGGATTATATCGTCCTACCTTTGATTTGGCAGATGCTGGAGAAGGAAGCATAAAAGGCATTCCTGGGCCCAAGGGGCGGTTTTTAGCTACAGCTTCGGTAATGTTGATTTCGACATTTGCATTTAGCGGTGTTGAAATGACGTTTTTGGCCAGTGGAGAAGCAATAAAcccaagaaaaacaatcCCTTCTGCTACCAAGAGAACGTTTTCCATTGTATTGATATCTTAcatgtttttgattttttcagtcggtataaatatatacagCGGAGACCCAAGATTACTGTCATATTTTCCTGGTGTTTCCGAAAAGAGGTATGAAGCAATTGTTAAAGGTATAGGGATGGACTGGCGACTTAGGACCAATTGTCACGGTGGTGTGGATTATAGACAAATTTCAGTTGGAACAGGTTACTCTAGTCCCTGGGTGGTTGCACTGCAGAATTTCGGATTGTGTACGTTCGCATCCGCTTTCAACGCAATATTAATTGTTTTTACCGCCACTGCGGGTATACCGTCGTTATTTAGTTCTTCACGAACATTATACGCCATGTCCGTGCAACGAAAGGCACCATccgtttttgaaatttgcGATAAGAGAGGTGTACCGTATGTATCTGTGATATTCTCTTCCTTATCTTCGGTCATTGCCTATATTGCAGTCGATCAAACCgtcattgaaaattttgatgtCTTGGCCAATGTTTCTAGCGCCAGTACATCTATTATATGGATGGGATTAAATCTTTCGTTTTTACGATTCTATTACGCTCTAAAACAGAGAAAGGACATCATATCAAGAAATGATTCATCGTACCCGTATAAATCTCCGCTCCAACCCTATTTAGCGATTTATGGTCTAATTGGCTGTTCATTATTCGTTATTTTCATGGGATATCCTAATTTCATACACCGTTTTTGGAGCACCAaagcctttttttcagcataTGGAGGACTGATGTTTTTCTGTGTCAGTTACATaacatataaaatatttggaaCCTCAAAGATCCAAAGGCTAGATCAATTGGATATGGATAGCGGGAGGAGAGAAATGGACAGAACGGTCTGGACCGAACACAGTCAATATTTAGGAACGTATCGGGagagaatgaagaaactgCTAACATGGCTGGTCTAG